TTGGACCTTTCATTTGAcaatctttcaaatcaatattgaGGTCAAAAGTTTTAGAATATAGAGAATAGTCGTCATGTGTAGATTTCAATTGTTCCCAAGGGATTGTGGCTATGGAAGTATGCGAACTATGGCTCTTAGGTGATTTCATAATGAGCTGGTATTTTGGAATCTGCAAATTAATGTATTTTGTGGATAATGTGGCAAGAGAGTTTATATCCTTCATTAGCAGGGTCTCTACTTTGAATATCGTGCTCCCCAAAGTAGTAAGCAAcgttttcaatttcaataaatatgacTGGAACTgctttattaatatagaATCGAAATTTTCAGGTTCTTGTTTTTtatcatatatttcttgttctttaaAACACATTTCGTGAGTGAACTCTAAAGGAATAGGGTACTTCAGCGATCTCATTGTAAGAGCTACCAATTCaactttcaaatatttgactTCCGGAAATTGGATCTCCTTACCAGACGATGATTTTGTGTGAAAGTATGAAATATCTAATGGTATTGTCAATTTGGTATTATCATATAGTTCATTTGGCTTTCTAAATTTCACTGGAGGTATATATAACGTTCTATAATCCTCTTTGGGCGTGGATAAGGAGATGACCCCCAAAGTTTTCGATGAACCAGTCAATGATTTCCTTTTGAACGGAGCAAGGCATTGGTAGATTTCATCCAGAAATTGCTTTGTGGAAGGCCTTAATTCTCGCTTTATTTCATGATCAGCCATAGTATATAATTGTCTTAGTTTGACGAAAGATCCATCTCTAGACACCAGGGGTGAAATGTCTGGTGCATCTCGTTGCTCGCTTGGCAAATTTAATAACGCATTTCCATATTCTATCTTGCTCTTAATTGAATCAACAAACGCTTTGTAgtaaagaatatttccTTGGTTTCTAGGATTGTTGTAATGAATGTAATTTATGCTATTTTGTGGAATAACCCGAATGCTACATGTGGCTTCTTTAGCAACTACATATTGATCCCGATCCAACGAGTGCTTATAGTCTGATGCTTTCCCGATCACCCTTGCATTAACACTGTAGCTTATAGACGTGTCCAATATCGAAAAATCTTTGATTTGTCCATTGTTGCTAACTAATAATGACGATGGTGTAGTTGAGGTTCTTGAAATTCCAATGCTAGGAGGTATTTCTGTATGAATGGAAAATGTATGTTCTTCACATGTGTTATCTAGTAATTTTTCTGGGATCTTGAATGTGAAAAACCTTTTGTATGTAACATTGGGTTGAAAAAATCGCTTAACATCGATAGATAAAACTGTGTTATCATAAGGGTCTGTTTCTCCATAGCACCAATCATGAGGATCTCCATCATCCGTTGACAACCTGGCGATATTGGCATATGACCAAGATGCAAATAAATCTAGCATAGTCAAAAACTTGTGAACTTTTGAAGGCTTCTTGACGTCCATTAATCCCCGATTATTCTCAAGTACCACTAGCATACCTTCAAATACAACATATACCATATCAAACAGTATGGGCACTGGCGACTTGTTTTTCATGGTAACGTAACCATGGATATAATCACCCTGCTTAAACTCGTATTCCAGAGGATCTATAATGGTTGGCTTAACTCCCTTTTGACATACTTTTTCTGTCACCTTCATGTCGATCTCCAAATCTTGACAGATTTTATTATCCGACCTATTCAAATTAGGTAATTTATGAGCATTTGCCAATATAGTATTCTCCCAGAAGTTCGGTCCTCCCTCAAGTCCCAGATGAATTTCTTGGTTTGGAAACGGAAATTCATCGACTGATGAGTTTGAAGTCGGTGACTGAATGGCCGATAGAGCCACAGATGGAGTAGTTGACAAAGAATTTACTGGTGTCATCTCATACATAGGTGGATCCACACGAAAGTTTTCATTTGTAGGTGTTAAATTCTTCGAGATGGTAGATTGATGCATATGATACGATGGaagtatattattaattaagtcatcttcttcgtttaatattctttcattatgCTTTTCCTTAAGTTTTTCCTTACTATTAGTGTCCATTTCGATCAACACATTCTCTATGGTTTATAATTTAAACAAATACTAATCCTTCTAACTCTAACGATAACAATCTATGCTCTGCTACCTACATCTTTGTTCTACCTCTTCtagtaataaatttcaaaggaaaaagaattttgatattggaGTGTATATAAAAACCACTGATACCGAATAGTGTTCCGATAAGAcgataattcattttgaaatagATTCATACTAAGCTATTAGTTAACATGGTGGCATtagaaaaaagaagaagggGTATAGAAGACCAGTATCTGGAGaattttagaaaatttaGAAGATTTGTTGTATTAACCtttgtattatttggtATTGGGTGGCTTGTCCTGAAGCCAGTTAGACAGCATGAATTTGATTACAGCATATTCTATAACGTTAATCGAGATCCTGTTGGAGATCCCATAGGACAACCCACATTAGATCCGTCGAACGAACATCTTCGGATAGGATCCAAGGCCATGGTAAGCAGTGATGTTCCGCTTTGCTCGACCATGGGAAAAGAAATACTACAGAGGGGAGGCAATGCAGCCGATGCTGGAGTCACAGTAGCTCTCTGCATCGGAAGTATCAACCTGCATTCGTCCGGTATTGGTGGAGGTGGTTATATTGTGAGTAGTTTGAAGGAAAAACAAGAAGTTATCAGCATTGATGCCCGAGAAACGGCTCCGCAGAAAGCATTTAAAGAAATGTTCCACAAGAGTATGGTTTTATCCAAGATTGGAGGACTAGCAGTTGGAGTGCCTGGAGAATTGAAAGGGTTGTATGAATTGTACACCAGACATGGCTCGGGTAATTTATCGTGGGAAGCATTGATAGAGCCAGTTGTTGAGTTAAACCAAAAGGGATTCAAATGTTCTGAGATTTTGGACAGAGCAATCAAATTCCAAATGGGATTGGTGTTTCCCTTATTACCGAGTCTTGCAGAAGACTGGGACTTTGTATTTAAGAACAATACCAAGAGCAAACCGTTGATTGACGAAGGTGATATTATCACGAGGCCAGCATTAGCCGATACTTTATCCATGATAGCTCAAAACGGCTCGTCTGATGTGTTTTATGACCCAAATGGGCCAATCGTGAAGAGTTTAATAGAGACTAGCTCCAGGTTTGGAGGCATTATTACTGCAGAAGACTTCGCTAACTACGATGTCAAGGTAGAGAATGCGTTAACCTTAAATTTTACTGTACACAATGAAACATACAAAGTATACACTTCAGGCGGTGTTTCTTCTGGATTAGCTCTATTGTCGGGCTTAAACTTGTATGAAAAGCTTGGTGGAAGTAACGATCATGTACTACAGACACACAGAATAATAGAATGTATGAAATGGATGGCTAGTGCAAGATCAAACTTTGGTGACTTCACATTGCATACGTCCAATAGCACCTTCAGAGAAGACTTGATTAACCAATATACGTCAGACAAATGGGCCGAACATATCATAACCAGTGGTGCATACTCAGATAACAATACTTTTCCGTGGAAACATTATGGCCCAAAATATGAGCTTACTGAGCCACATGGAACATCGCACTTTTCAATCATAGATTCCGATGATAATACAATGGCTATGACCACCACCGTAAATCTAGTATTTGGCTCCATGGTGTACGATAACCAGACGGGcataattttgaataacgAGATGgatgatttttcaataccCGGTGCGCCGAATGCGTTCGACTTATCTCCGTCAGTGTACAATTACATCGAGCCATTTAAGCGTCCCTTATCGTCGACATCGCCTACTATCATCATGTCACTTGTCAACGACACGTTTAGGCCTGACTTGGTTATAGGGGCAGCTGGCGGATCGCGAATCACCACTGCCGTGTTCCAAGCTATTGTGCGCATCTTGTGCGAGAAGTTACCCTTATTGGAAGCCCTCTCCTACCCCAGATTGCACCACCAATTAATCCCTCAATACATCATGGTCGAGAATTTGACGGTCTTCGAGCTGCATCACAACATCACGGAGCGGATGCACGAATTGGGTCACGATTTCTTCTCATCCGGCCCACTTACAGCTATGAACGGTATCAAGCGTATATTGTTAGACCACGACTCCCAATGGCACGGTGTTTCTGACTACTGGAGGAAGCGAGGCCAGGCTGATGGCTACTAGACTCTGTCGTGGTGGTGGTGGCTTCTTCATTTCCGGTTATCCGTAATTCCGTGTTATATTTTATCGTCTGATGCTTTGTCTAGTTTTGTTTGTCACTTTGTCTGCCTCTAGTTGCTGTCTGCTCCCATATGTGCGTACGTATTTTCGCCCGCCCTACCCGTATATCCAGGTAGCACCGTACCTTATCCATTCGTCCACAAAGGCAATTGGTACACTAACGAATTCTTAGCGCTCTCACTTAAGGTTAAGCTTACATACCGAACAATGTTCATTTGTTcataatatacaatattatCTTAAGTATACACTCCTCGTTTTTAAGAACAATTGTTAGATGTAATCTCCGGACCCGCAATGGTCCCAAGGTGCTCGTAATATGACATTACGGAAGCAATAGAACAATGTAAGTTATGTCCGGATTCCTCAACCATTCCAATTCCCGTGATGATCGGTCTATGCACCACTTCGGAGTTTTGCTCTGAATGATCAAATGGCCGTCAACCAATTACATTACATCATACCAGATACAATACGACCCCAGATTTTGCATGTACGTGgtgaagaaatatataagaaataaatGTCCCACAAATTTGTCctgaattattgattaaataCTAGAGTATTAAAAGTAGAACTAATTTGTCAAGAAAAAGTGGGACATAAATACGATGACGTACCAGTACCAAGATCAACTTCAAAAGTTACCAATACCAGATTTACAAGAAACATGCAAGAACTACTTGAATGTTTTAGAACCATTACAAACGGAAAGGGAGCATGAGAGAACCAAGGAGGCGGTGAGACTGTTTTTGTTAGGAGGAAACGGAGAATACTTGGATAAAGAGCTTCGGAAATACAGTGAGGGACGCAGTTCTTATATTGAGCAGTTCTGGTACGATTCATACTTGAACTATGATTCGCCAGTGGtgttgaatttaaatccattctttcttttggAAGATGACCCGTTCCATAACGAGTCTATGAGTGTCAACCCACAGGTCAAGAGAGCTGCATCGTTGACATTATCGTCGTTGAAGTTCATCCGGGCCTTAAAAAACGAAACTTTGCTGGTGGACAAGACAAGAACCGGCCAACCTCTTTGCATGTACCAGTATTCTAAGTTATTTGGGGCGTCGAGAATTCCCACCGACGACGGTTGTGTCATGCAAACAGACGTCAATTCGAACCATATAGTTGTCATGAGCAAGTCCCAATTCTATTGGTTTGACGTGTTGGACAAGAACAACAATTTGATCTTGTCGGAGCCGGAATTGATTGTCAATTTCACGTCCATAATTCAGGACTCATTAAATACATCGATCAGCGAGATTGCTAAATCTTCATTTGGGGTATTGACTACCGAAAATAGAAGAGTTTGGGCAAAAATAAGAAACAGTGGTACTATCACCGATAACGCTAATAATAACGAAATTTTGAGCATTATTGATTCtgcattatttattttatgtCTTGATGACTTAAGATTAGAAAACTTGTCAGATTTGGCTAAGAACATGTTGTGTGGATTGTCAATATTAGACAAGGGTGTCCAGGTTGGTACCTGTACCAACAGATGGTACGAcaaattgcaaataatCGTCACCCAAAACGGTAAGGCGGGTATTAACTTCGAGCATACAGGTGTTGATGGTCACACAGTTTTACGGTTTGTAAGTGACATCTATACAGACTCCATTTTATCGTTTGCACAGTCCATCAATGGCCATGCCCCTTCATTGTGGAGTGATGATTCGTCGTCAAAGCCTGACTATGACCAAGAGTTGGTTACAATCCCCAGAAAATTGGAATGGGAATTAACTCCAGATTTATCGTTGGCATTAAGATTCGGGGAAACTAGGTTATCGGATTTGattaatcaaaatgaattcaaaCATTTggaattcaagaattacGGTTCCTCAACtattaaaaaaatgaaatacaGTCCTGATGCTTTTGTTCAAATGGCATTTCAAGTTACTTATTATGCTTTATATGGTAAGGTTGAATGCACTTATGAGCCAGCCATGACAAAGAATTTTTTCCACGGTAGAACTGAAGCAGTTCGAACTGTATCTCAAGAATCAAACTTGTTTGTTCGTAAGTTTTTTGATCTGACTGTATCAAATAAAGACAAACTTGCATACTTAACGAGTGCATGCACAAAGCACTCTCAACAGACCAAACAAAGTTCTATGGGTAAAGGAATTGACAGACACTTATATGCGCTTTTCTGCATCTGGAAAAGATACGTCGATTCTAGTGACTACAAAGCGATAGACTTAGAGCATGACAATGCTGTTACTCTTGATAATCAAAGATCTTCCATTCTGACGCTTGTGGACGATGACAATGAAACACATTCTTCGGACACTACAATTggtaataattataataactGTAAGAACGATTTAACCGAATTGCCATCTATATTTGCTGATTCGGGTTGGGATAAGTTGAATAATACAGTCTTATCTACTTCGAACTGTGGTAACCCAGCATTGAGGTTATTTGGTTTCGGCCCAGTATCGGCTAACGGATTCGGTTTGgcatatattattaaagacGATTCTATTTCGATATGTGCTGCATCAAAACATAGACAAACTGAAAGATTTTTGGTCACATTAGAGCTGTACTTGAACGAGATTTACAGCATTTTTCAAGAGTCTAGTAaggaacaaattgaatcaCCAATCGATACCAAGATTAAAACGACCACACAATTACTGGCCCCTAGACCATCTTTGGTTCAAAAGAAGTCAACAGTATCTAATTTATTAGGTGGATATGGTTACTTCGATATGGGTGATAATGACATGAAATCGAGAGGTCCTAGTCCTGAACCTCCTTTCCTTAACAGAAATAACAGTGGTTTCTCGGTTAGAGAAATTGGCAAGAAATTGAGATTATCTGAATACTAGGCttgttttcaattcttcttcaactaCATTGAATGTccttatttaaaatattttggcGCTCTACTagttattatttctatttattttacttatttatttatttatttattatatttattccttatttatttattattccttatttatttatttatttatttattatctattcatttatttattgtaaacatgtatatatatatacatgtTTAATTCTATTCCAAAAGCTGATTATGCTTGAATGTATAGTGTTATTTGTTATGCTTAAAAGTCTGGTTTATATACAATGAAAATGAGtctaaatatatataaagaatCAGATTCCAAAAGTGCTTTGATTGAAGGCAGCCCTCAAATCGGCTTTACTACTCTTTCCGTTCTTCTTATGTTTCACGCCTGCTGGTATATTCATCATTGGCAAATTATTCGAAGGCGGTTGCCCGTAAGGTCTTGCGGGCATCCTTTGTGGTGCAATCATTTGCGGATGTGGTGGTGGATAATATTGCTGCTGAGGACCCGGAGGATAGTAAACCTGTGGATGTATAGGAGTTGAATTGTTAGGAGGCGGTGATTGGTAATGGCCAATATTTGGGTCATTGTTAGAAGGCGGTTGATAAAAATTAGGATTTGGAGGTGGTGGGGCATACAGATTATTTGTAGGTTGATAAGGTTGGTGTTGGACAGGTGGCGGGTGTCCCTGCGGATGACGAAATTGCTGATTATGAGAATGGCCGTTATTATAGGGGCTATTGCTTCTCATATGTGGAGCCAGAATTTGAGGTTGAGCTGAGTAGTCTGGTTGCATCGGCAAATGAGGTGCTGATTGTGACCCTGGATGTTGAACTGGAGGAGACATTATATGGGGTACAGACCGTGAACCATGCACTGTACTTGGCAGCATTTGCTGAGCATGATTATGGCCCGgttgatgaaattgttgCACTTGCGGTGGACTTTGTCTTCTCGCACGTTGGGGGGTACTTTGATACTCGTTGTTTATTTTTATGTGAGGAGTTGACGAATGCTGAGGTGGTATACTTTGGGGTGGTACATGTTGTAAATCAGGCtcagaaaaattatttggtgGTGACATCTTTCTTGGATTATATCTATGTGGCTGGTTTTGTGGTGATTCGGGTGAATGATTATCAAGACCTGGTTGTGGATTGATTGTATTTGGATTCTTCTCAGGTGGATCGAAGTGCAATTGTGGTAATTTAGCATCATCGAAGTTCATATCTTGCTCTATAGGCATCAGGCTCAGATTAATTACACTTTCTTCTTGTCGTTGAGCTACCACctttttattctttctgactttttccttcttcttgcTTTGGCTCGACGACTCCTTAGGTGATTCTTCCATTCCTGGCGGAGGGCCAGGCGGAAAGAAAGGTGGAATTCCAGAAGGATTTGGTTC
The nucleotide sequence above comes from Debaryomyces hansenii CBS767 chromosome A complete sequence. Encoded proteins:
- a CDS encoding DEHA2D09108p (weakly similar to uniprot|Q03758 Saccharomyces cerevisiae YML111W BUL2 Component of the Rsp5p E3-ubiquitin ligase complex); this translates as MDTNSKEKLKEKHNERILNEEDDLINNILPSYHMHQSTISKNLTPTNENFRVDPPMYEMTPVNSLSTTPSVALSAIQSPTSNSSVDEFPFPNQEIHSGLEGGPNFWENTILANAHKLPNLNRSDNKICQDLEIDMKVTEKVCQKGVKPTIIDPSEYEFKQGDYIHGYVTMKNKSPVPISFDMVYVVFEGMLVVLENNRGLMDVKKPSKVHKFLTMLDLFASWSYANIARLSTDDGDPHDWCYGETDPYDNTVLSIDVKRFFQPNVTYKRFFTFKIPEKLLDNTCEEHTFSIHTEIPPSIGISRTSTTPSSLLVSNNGQIKDFSILDTSISYSVNARVIGKASDYKHSLDRDQYVVAKEATCSIRVIPQNSINYIHYNNPRNQGNILYYKAFVDSIKSKIEYGNALLNLPSEQRDAPDISPSVSRDGSFVKLRQLYTMADHEIKRELRPSTKQFSDEIYQCLAPFKRKSLTGSSKTLGVISLSTPKEDYRTLYIPPVKFRKPNELYDNTKLTIPLDISYFHTKSSSGKEIQFPEVKYLKVELVALTMRSSKYPIPLEFTHEMCFKEQEIYDKKQEPENFDSILIKQFQSYLLKLKTLLTTLGSTIFKVETSLMKDINSLATLSTKYINLQIPKYQLIMKSPKSHSSHTSIATIPWEQLKSTHDDYSLYSKTFDLNIDLKDCQMKGPTSHPPPGTSLDHFTLVPTFQTCFMSRLYYLKIGIKINTGELLTVNVPMHIEN
- a CDS encoding DEHA2D09130p (similar to uniprot|Q05902 Saccharomyces cerevisiae YLR299W ECM38 Gamma-glutamyltranspeptidase), translated to MVALEKRRRGIEDQYSENFRKFRRFVVLTFVLFGIGWLVSKPVRQHEFDYSIFYNVNRDPVGDPIGQPTLDPSNEHLRIGSKAMVSSDVPLCSTMGKEILQRGGNAADAGVTVALCIGSINSHSSGIGGGGYIVSSLKEKQEVISIDARETAPQKAFKEMFHKSMVLSKIGGLAVGVPGELKGLYELYTRHGSGNLSWEALIEPVVELNQKGFKCSEILDRAIKFQMGLVFPLLPSLAEDWDFVFKNNTKSKPLIDEGDIITRPALADTLSMIAQNGSSDVFYDPNGPIVKSLIETSSRFGGIITAEDFANYDVKVENALTLNFTVHNETYKVYTSGGVSSGLALLSGLNLYEKLGGSNDHVLQTHRIIECMKWMASARSNFGDFTLHTSNSTFREDLINQYTSDKWAEHIITSGAYSDNNTFPWKHYGPKYELTEPHGTSHFSIIDSDDNTMAMTTTVNLVFGSMVYDNQTGIILNNEMDDFSIPGAPNAFDLSPSVYNYIEPFKRPLSSTSPTIIMSLVNDTFRPDLVIGAAGGSRITTAVFQAIVRILCEKLPLLEALSYPRLHHQLIPQYIMVENLTVFESHHNITERMHELGHDFFSSGPLTAMNGIKRILLDHDSQWHGVSDYWRKRGQADGY
- a CDS encoding DEHA2D09152p (similar to uniprot|P80235 Saccharomyces cerevisiae YAR035W YAT1 Outer carnitine acetyltransferase mitochondrial), which codes for MTYQYQDQLQKLPIPDLQETCKNYLNVLEPLQTEREHERTKEAVRSFLLGGNGEYLDKELRKYSEGRSSYIEQFWYDSYLNYDSPVVLNLNPFFLLEDDPFHNESMSVNPQVKRAASLTLSSLKFIRALKNETLSVDKTRTGQPLCMYQYSKLFGASRIPTDDGCVMQTDVNSNHIVVMSKSQFYWFDVLDKNNNLILSEPELIVNFTSIIQDSLNTSISEIAKSSFGVLTTENRRVWAKIRNSGTITDNANNNEILSIIDSALFILCLDDLRLENLSDLAKNMLCGLSILDKGVQVGTCTNRWYDKLQIIVTQNGKAGINFEHTGVDGHTVLRFVSDIYTDSILSFAQSINGHAPSLWSDDSSSKPDYDQELVTIPRKLEWELTPDLSLALRFGETRLSDLINQNEFKHLEFKNYGSSTIKKMKYSPDAFVQMAFQVTYYALYGKVECTYEPAMTKNFFHGRTEAVRTVSQESNLFVRKFFDSTVSNKDKLAYLTSACTKHSQQTKQSSMGKGIDRHLYALFCIWKRYVDSSDYKAIDLEHDNAVTLDNQRSSISTLVDDDNETHSSDTTIGNNYNNCKNDLTELPSIFADSGWDKLNNTVLSTSNCGNPALRLFGFGPVSANGFGLAYIIKDDSISICAASKHRQTERFLVTLESYLNEIYSIFQESSKEQIESPIDTKIKTTTQLSAPRPSLVQKKSTVSNLLGGYGYFDMGDNDMKSRGPSPEPPFLNRNNSGFSVREIGKKLRLSEY